The Chloroflexota bacterium nucleotide sequence CCGGAGAGGATCGCCACGTCGGCCCGCACGAGCGTCCGCGCGATCTCGGCGTCGTCGCGCGTCTGCACGATCTCGGCGGGGTGCAGCGCCTCGCGCAGTCGTGCGAGGTAGGTGTCCGACCAGCCGACCGTGACGAGCGCCACCTCGATCTCTGGCATCAGGTTCTCTCCCTCAAGCGATATCAGTGACCTCGGTGGCGAGGGTACACGGTCAGGCAGCCAGGGCGCCGTGCGTGTGGACTATCGGTCCAGCCAGACCGCCGTGCCGCTGGTCACCACGTTCTGGTACGGATCCCCGAAGTCCTTGACGGCCTTCGCGAACGCCCACGCGCCGTTGCGCCGCCAGGTGAATCCCAGGTACGCCTCGTCGTGCACCATCTTCTGGATCTGAGCGTAGGTGGCGATGCGCTTCGCCGTGTCGAACGTCGAGCGCCCGTCCACGATCAGCTTGTCGATCTCCGGATTGTTCAGGCCGGCCCAGGCGCTGGTGCCGTTGGTCGCCAGATAGGCGCTCATCGTCAGGTCCGTGTCGGCGCGCGGCGTCCCCGTCTGGAACGCCGCGAACTCGTAGTCGCCGGCCAGCGTCTTCTGGACCCAGGCCACCCGCTCGGACGGCTGGAGCGTCAGCCGAATGCCGATCTTCTCCAACATCTGCTGATAGAGCTGGGCATTCTGGTTGTCCTCAGGCCGCGAGATGAAGTCCAGCGTCACGTCGATGCCGCTGGCAAAGCCGGCCTCGTTCATCAGCTGCTTCGCCCGGTCAACATCGAGCTTGTAGGCCGGCAGCGACTCGTCGTAGCCGATCTGGCCGGGGGCCAGCAGGTAGCCGTTCGGCTGGCCCAGCCCGAAGCCCAACGCCTTCGCCATGCCCTCGCGGTCGATGGCGTACATGGCCGCCTGCCTGACCTTCTTCATCTGATCGCCCGAGAACTTCTTGCCGGGCCGGGCGTTGAAGGCAAGGCAGTAGATGGTAGCCTGCCAGGGCGCTTCCTGGTACACCAGGCTGGCGTCGCCCTTGATCGTCG carries:
- a CDS encoding ABC transporter substrate-binding protein; the encoded protein is MDVQTSQTGNPDSPLVYDFLTRLDRNVQSGAFEVKPHLAESWDISDPLNVLLKLRRGVKFHDGSDLDASAIKWNLDRAMTHPKSGAKAQLATIEAVDVVDPLTVRLKLKSPSPTLLVALASDGRYVSIMSKAHHDKVGDEGVARQAVGTGPFKQVDWKAGQSVRYERFDGYWMMGADGKPLPYPDAVELRFQADPAAALIALRSGGLDVLPTVLGKDVATIKGDASLVYQEAPWQATIYCLAFNARPGKKFSGDQMKKVRQAAMYAIDREGMAKALGFGLGQPNGYLLAPGQIGYDESLPAYKLDVDRAKQLMNEAGFASGIDVTLDFISRPEDNQNAQLYQQMLEKIGIRLTLQPSERVAWVQKTLAGDYEFAAFQTGTPRADTDLTMSAYLATNGTSAWAGLNNPEIDKLIVDGRSTFDTAKRIATYAQIQKMVHDEAYLGFTWRRNGAWAFAKAVKDFGDPYQNVVTSGTAVWLDR